The following coding sequences are from one Geodermatophilus normandii window:
- a CDS encoding 3-oxoacyl-ACP reductase, with translation MSDWYTTFANSGVGSALAEQLGLPRPAVLRRYEPGQPLLPGPALVGSAGEGRLRETLTAVLRDAGVAVLAPDGSDDGEHPAAVVLDATGVTGPGQLAVAHDLLAPAVTRLRPTGRVLVLADPPADAGSPAQAAARQALEGLVRSLAKELRAGSTANLVYVPEGAEASVASPLRFFLSGRSAYVDGQVLTLGAAEVPAEEDALRPLAGKVAVVTGAARGIGAAIARVMARDGAHVVAVDVPAAGEALARVANEVGGTAVQLDITASDAAGRLVTHLRERHGGVDVVVHNAGITRDKLLVNMDAARWNSVMAVNLQAQLDLTRALLDADGVLRPGARVVCVSSQSGIAGNRGQTNYAASKAGVIGMVRAWAPEFAGRGATVNAVAPGFIVTEMTARMPFGTREVGARINSLQQGGLPVDVAETIAWLSQPTAAGVNGQVVRVCGQSMLGA, from the coding sequence GTGAGCGACTGGTACACGACCTTCGCCAACTCCGGCGTCGGGTCGGCCCTCGCCGAGCAGCTCGGCCTGCCCCGCCCGGCCGTGCTGCGCCGGTACGAGCCCGGGCAGCCGCTGCTGCCCGGCCCGGCCCTCGTCGGCTCGGCGGGGGAGGGACGGCTGCGGGAGACGCTGACCGCCGTCCTCCGCGACGCCGGCGTCGCCGTGCTGGCGCCCGACGGCAGCGACGACGGCGAGCACCCCGCCGCCGTGGTCCTCGACGCCACCGGCGTGACCGGCCCCGGGCAGCTCGCCGTCGCGCACGACCTGCTGGCGCCGGCCGTCACGCGGTTGCGCCCCACCGGCCGCGTGCTCGTGCTCGCCGACCCACCCGCCGACGCCGGCTCCCCGGCGCAGGCCGCGGCGCGGCAGGCGCTCGAGGGCCTGGTGCGCTCACTGGCCAAGGAACTGCGCGCCGGTTCGACGGCGAACCTCGTGTACGTCCCCGAGGGTGCCGAGGCCTCGGTCGCGAGCCCGCTGCGGTTCTTCCTGTCCGGGCGCTCGGCCTACGTCGACGGCCAGGTGCTCACCCTGGGCGCCGCCGAGGTCCCGGCCGAGGAGGACGCGCTGCGCCCGCTGGCCGGGAAGGTCGCCGTCGTCACCGGAGCGGCGCGCGGCATCGGTGCCGCGATCGCCCGGGTGATGGCCCGCGACGGCGCGCACGTCGTCGCCGTCGACGTCCCGGCGGCCGGTGAGGCGCTCGCCCGGGTCGCCAACGAGGTCGGCGGGACCGCGGTGCAGCTCGACATCACCGCCTCCGACGCCGCGGGGCGGCTGGTCACCCACCTGCGCGAGCGGCACGGCGGGGTCGACGTCGTCGTCCACAACGCCGGGATCACCCGGGACAAGCTGCTCGTCAACATGGACGCCGCCCGCTGGAACTCGGTCATGGCGGTCAACCTGCAGGCCCAGCTCGACCTCACCCGGGCGCTGCTCGACGCCGACGGCGTGCTGCGGCCCGGCGCGCGGGTGGTCTGCGTGAGCTCCCAGTCGGGCATCGCCGGCAACCGCGGGCAGACGAACTACGCGGCCTCGAAGGCCGGCGTCATCGGCATGGTGCGGGCGTGGGCGCCGGAGTTCGCCGGCCGCGGCGCGACCGTCAACGCCGTCGCGCCGGGGTTCATCGTCACCGAGATGACGGCGAGGATGCCCTTCGGCACCCGCGAGGTCGGCGCCCGCATCAACTCGCTGCAGCAGGGCGGCCTGCCGGTCGACGTCGCCGAGACGATCGCCTGGCTGTCGCAGCCCACGGCCGCCG
- a CDS encoding acetyl-CoA C-acetyltransferase codes for MSSPQPRRAAVLGGNRIPFARSGSAYAQASNQDMLTATLDGLVARFGLQGQQVGEVVAGAVLKHSRDFNLTRESVLGSRLSAATPAYDVQQACGTGLEAAVLVANKIALGQVESGIAGGVDTTSDAPLAVHEDLRRVLIRLNSAKTLGQRLAALRGLRPGQLVPEIPRNAEPRTGLAMGEHQAITAREWGIGREEQDELTVRSHRNLAAAYDRGFLDDLVTPYLGLTRDQNLRPDTTVEKLARLKPVFGTDHPGATMTAGNSTPLSDGASAVLLSSDEWAAEHGLPVLAHLVDAQTAAVDHVHGGEGLLMAPAYAMPVVLARNGLSLQDFDFYEIHEAFASTVLATLRAWEDPAFCKERLGLDAPLGAIDRDRLNVNGSSLAAGHPFAATGGRIVASLAKQLHEAGPGKRGLISVCAAGGQGVVAILES; via the coding sequence ATGAGCTCGCCCCAGCCCCGCCGGGCCGCCGTCCTCGGCGGCAACCGCATCCCGTTCGCCCGGTCGGGCTCCGCCTACGCGCAGGCGTCCAACCAGGACATGCTCACCGCGACGCTCGACGGCCTGGTCGCCCGCTTCGGCCTGCAGGGGCAGCAGGTGGGCGAGGTCGTCGCCGGCGCCGTCCTCAAGCACTCCCGGGACTTCAACCTCACCCGCGAGTCGGTGCTCGGGTCCAGGCTGTCGGCCGCGACGCCGGCCTACGACGTCCAGCAGGCCTGCGGCACCGGCCTCGAGGCCGCCGTCCTGGTCGCCAACAAGATCGCCCTCGGGCAGGTCGAGTCCGGCATCGCCGGCGGCGTCGACACCACCTCCGACGCGCCGCTCGCCGTCCACGAGGACCTGCGCCGCGTGCTCATCCGGCTGAACTCCGCGAAGACGCTCGGCCAGCGGCTGGCGGCGCTGCGCGGCCTGCGCCCCGGCCAGCTGGTGCCGGAGATCCCGCGCAACGCCGAGCCGCGCACCGGTCTGGCCATGGGCGAGCACCAGGCGATCACCGCCCGGGAGTGGGGGATCGGCCGGGAGGAGCAGGACGAGCTCACCGTCCGCTCGCACCGCAACCTGGCCGCCGCCTACGACCGCGGCTTCCTCGACGACCTCGTCACGCCTTACCTGGGTCTGACCCGCGACCAGAACCTGCGGCCGGACACGACCGTGGAGAAGCTGGCGCGGCTCAAGCCGGTCTTCGGCACGGACCACCCCGGCGCCACGATGACCGCCGGCAACTCGACGCCGCTGTCCGACGGCGCCTCGGCCGTGCTCCTGTCCTCCGACGAGTGGGCCGCCGAGCACGGCCTGCCCGTGCTCGCCCACCTCGTCGACGCGCAGACCGCCGCCGTCGACCACGTCCACGGGGGCGAGGGCCTGCTCATGGCGCCGGCCTACGCGATGCCGGTGGTGCTCGCCCGCAACGGCCTGAGCCTGCAGGACTTCGACTTCTACGAGATCCACGAGGCCTTCGCCTCCACGGTCCTCGCCACGCTCAGGGCCTGGGAGGACCCGGCGTTCTGCAAGGAGCGCCTCGGCCTCGACGCCCCGCTCGGCGCCATCGACCGGGACAGGCTCAACGTCAACGGCTCCTCGCTGGCGGCCGGGCACCCGTTCGCCGCGACCGGCGGCCGCATCGTCGCCTCGCTGGCCAAGCAGCTGCACGAGGCCGGCCCCGGCAAGCGCGGGCTGATCTCCGTCTGCGCGGCCGGCGGCCAGGGCGTCGTCGCGATCCTCGAGTCCTGA